The Bacteroidetes bacterium SB0662_bin_6 genome includes a region encoding these proteins:
- a CDS encoding DUF255 domain-containing protein produces the protein MQCLARIGWLAALVLCTGFVGAQAFAQDFLSATDYVTWNVSVAPEEVASGEAFEAVIEADISEGWKMYALDSPRPSFAVEFTWEEEGLLPAGPMRQSTPVEAHDPWFDATVRYFTGQARFTAPFRIGEDAPAGNRPLNGVVQFMICTEEVCLPPTPAPLEAVVHVIGGGLAVQGSVSGAGAVVGDEGNDSLRSVPDLAGDSAPLVLSPDSATEDDGDAHAGGLWRFILLAIGAGLASLLTPCVFPMIPLTVSWFSRHASKRSESVRMALAFGAAIVLTFTTLGLLAASLLGAAGAHTIAANPWINLFIAGIFAVFAFSLLGMFELTLPGRFVNYFNRQGNERSGYAGTFFMGLTLTLVHFSCTVPFVGGLLALATATGEWVYPVIGMVVFSATFAVPFVAFALFPKALQSLPGAGSWIHRIQVTLGFVELAAALKFLSNADLVMGWGLISRPVAIALAMVIFGLAGFYLLGKIRMPHEPAAQPVGAGRLLFASAFLGISLYMLPGLFGAPLPGIDAWLPPASATQTGSGVFSGRADDEPVWSEDIDAAFEQAQSAGKPVFIDFTGYTCANCRQMETSVFREEPVASLLRNDFVLLRLYTDARDTGPALQQYQIALAGTVALPTYVIADPYSGILLHRHTGIASVSEFAEFLRQGAAFEADAPAAFLPGSS, from the coding sequence GTGCAGTGTCTCGCCCGCATAGGCTGGCTGGCTGCGCTTGTCCTGTGTACCGGGTTTGTGGGTGCGCAAGCGTTTGCGCAGGATTTCCTGTCTGCCACGGACTATGTGACCTGGAACGTGTCGGTGGCCCCCGAAGAAGTTGCTTCCGGGGAAGCGTTCGAGGCGGTGATCGAAGCGGACATCTCGGAAGGCTGGAAGATGTACGCGCTCGATTCGCCGCGTCCGAGTTTTGCCGTTGAGTTCACGTGGGAAGAAGAGGGTCTGTTGCCCGCAGGCCCCATGCGCCAGAGTACGCCCGTCGAGGCGCATGATCCCTGGTTTGACGCCACGGTGCGCTACTTCACCGGGCAGGCCCGGTTTACCGCCCCGTTCCGGATTGGAGAGGATGCCCCCGCGGGAAATCGCCCGCTCAACGGCGTCGTGCAGTTCATGATTTGCACCGAAGAGGTGTGTCTGCCCCCCACACCGGCGCCGCTCGAGGCCGTAGTACATGTTATCGGGGGTGGACTTGCCGTTCAGGGCTCCGTATCCGGCGCCGGGGCGGTGGTCGGGGACGAGGGGAACGACTCGCTTCGTTCCGTGCCCGATCTGGCCGGAGACAGCGCTCCCCTGGTCTTGTCTCCTGATTCGGCCACCGAAGACGACGGCGATGCGCACGCCGGCGGTCTGTGGCGCTTTATTCTGCTGGCGATCGGGGCCGGGCTTGCCTCGCTCCTGACACCCTGCGTGTTTCCGATGATTCCGCTGACCGTTTCCTGGTTTTCGAGGCATGCTTCGAAGCGTTCCGAATCGGTTCGTATGGCGCTGGCCTTCGGGGCGGCGATTGTCCTTACCTTCACGACGCTCGGCTTGCTGGCCGCTTCCCTGCTCGGCGCGGCCGGGGCGCATACCATTGCGGCCAATCCATGGATCAATCTTTTCATCGCAGGGATATTCGCCGTGTTTGCGTTTTCGCTGCTCGGCATGTTCGAATTGACACTGCCGGGCCGTTTCGTCAATTACTTCAATCGTCAGGGGAACGAGCGGTCGGGGTATGCAGGCACATTTTTTATGGGGTTGACCCTGACGCTGGTGCATTTTTCCTGTACCGTTCCGTTTGTGGGGGGGCTGCTCGCGCTTGCCACAGCGACCGGCGAGTGGGTGTATCCCGTCATCGGTATGGTGGTCTTTTCGGCTACGTTTGCGGTGCCGTTCGTAGCATTCGCCCTGTTCCCGAAAGCGCTGCAATCATTGCCCGGAGCAGGATCCTGGATCCACCGCATTCAGGTTACACTGGGTTTCGTGGAGCTTGCCGCCGCCCTCAAGTTTTTGTCGAATGCCGACCTTGTTATGGGGTGGGGGCTGATTTCGCGGCCTGTGGCCATCGCCCTCGCCATGGTGATTTTCGGACTTGCCGGGTTTTATCTGCTTGGCAAAATCCGGATGCCTCATGAGCCGGCAGCCCAACCTGTCGGAGCCGGACGGCTGCTTTTTGCCTCGGCTTTCCTGGGGATTTCCCTGTATATGCTGCCAGGTCTTTTTGGGGCGCCGTTGCCCGGGATCGATGCCTGGCTTCCTCCGGCGTCAGCAACGCAGACCGGATCCGGCGTGTTTTCGGGGCGCGCAGACGATGAGCCGGTCTGGAGTGAAGATATAGATGCGGCGTTCGAACAGGCGCAAAGCGCAGGCAAACCCGTGTTCATCGATTTCACGGGGTATACCTGTGCAAATTGCCGCCAGATGGAAACCAGTGTGTTTCGCGAGGAACCCGTGGCATCTCTGCTCCGGAACGATTTCGTGCTGCTGCGCCTCTATACCGACGCGCGCGATACCGGTCCGGCATTGCAGCAGTATCAGATTGCGTTGGCGGGTACCGTAGCGCTTCCGACCTATGTTATTGCGGATCCGTATTCCGGTATCCTTCTACACAGGCACACAGGAATCGCATCGGTTTCGGAATTCGCCGAATTTCTCCGGCAGGGCGCCGCCTTCGAGGCGGATGCGCCTGCGGCCTTTTTGCCCGGTTCTTCGTAA
- a CDS encoding cold shock domain-containing protein: MPRGRVKWFSVDKGFGFIAPDDGSKDVFVHRNNIPGLGYDEGLRDGEEVEYDVEQTPKGLSAMNVERVGG; encoded by the coding sequence ATGCCTCGGGGAAGAGTAAAGTGGTTCAGTGTGGATAAAGGCTTTGGCTTTATCGCGCCGGACGACGGTAGCAAGGACGTATTTGTCCATCGTAACAACATACCCGGTCTTGGATACGACGAAGGATTGCGGGACGGCGAAGAAGTGGAATATGATGTGGAGCAGACGCCCAAAGGCCTCAGCGCCATGAACGTAGAGCGTGTGGGCGGCTAA
- the lptB gene encoding LPS export ABC transporter ATP-binding protein, translating to MLPVAPAALPVAPVTLRAERLTKRYKNRDVVDDVSIHVSQGEIVGLLGPNGAGKTTTFHMIVGMVRPNAGRIFLGEQDITSMPMYKRARLGLGYLAQEASIFSKLSVEDNLHAVLEFQGIGRDERHARVDGLIAEFGLERVRRSKGYALSGGERRRTEIIRAMAIEPKFFLLDEPFAGVDPIAVEDIQAVVAGLKARGIGVLITDHNVHETLAITDRACLLYEGHILKQGTSEALAHDPEVRERYLGEKFTLERYQ from the coding sequence ATGCTCCCTGTTGCTCCCGCTGCGCTCCCTGTTGCCCCCGTGACGCTCCGCGCCGAGCGTCTCACGAAGCGGTACAAGAATCGCGACGTGGTGGACGATGTGAGCATCCACGTATCGCAGGGGGAAATTGTAGGTCTGCTCGGCCCGAACGGCGCCGGGAAAACGACTACGTTTCATATGATTGTCGGAATGGTTCGGCCCAACGCAGGGCGGATTTTTTTGGGAGAGCAGGACATTACGTCCATGCCGATGTACAAACGGGCCCGTCTGGGTCTCGGCTACCTTGCCCAGGAAGCGTCCATTTTTTCGAAACTCTCCGTAGAGGACAACCTGCATGCGGTGCTTGAATTTCAGGGCATCGGGCGGGATGAGCGCCATGCCCGCGTCGATGGGCTGATTGCCGAATTCGGCCTCGAGCGCGTACGCCGCTCGAAAGGGTACGCCTTGTCGGGCGGCGAGCGGCGGCGCACCGAAATTATCCGCGCCATGGCCATCGAGCCGAAATTCTTTTTGCTGGATGAACCCTTTGCCGGCGTGGACCCCATCGCCGTGGAAGATATCCAGGCGGTGGTGGCCGGGCTGAAGGCGCGCGGCATCGGCGTACTCATTACCGATCATAATGTGCATGAGACGCTGGCTATTACGGATCGCGCCTGCCTGCTTTACGAGGGGCATATTCTGAAACAGGGCACTTCCGAGGCGCTTGCTCACGACCCGGAAGTACGTGAACGGTACCTCGGAGAGAAATTCACACTCGAACGGTACCAGTGA
- a CDS encoding GNAT family N-acetyltransferase, which yields MEEVVIMAARDEHVRYAPAVSRLIEEAAAARGTGIAQRAPEYVQARIEEGKAVIALAGDRLAGFCYIESWDHGKYVAHSGLIVAPDFRKMGLAKKIKRRIFELSREKYPEARVFGITTSLAVMKINSDLGYKPVTFSELTDDDVFWEGCRSCPNYDVLTRTERKMCLCTGMLYDPKEDKGNE from the coding sequence ATGGAGGAGGTGGTCATCATGGCGGCCCGGGACGAGCATGTCCGCTATGCGCCTGCGGTCAGTCGCCTTATCGAAGAGGCGGCGGCGGCCAGGGGGACCGGTATTGCCCAGCGCGCCCCGGAATATGTGCAGGCAAGGATTGAAGAAGGGAAGGCGGTCATTGCGCTGGCCGGCGACCGTCTGGCCGGATTTTGCTACATCGAGAGCTGGGATCACGGGAAGTATGTGGCTCATTCCGGGCTGATCGTGGCGCCGGATTTTCGCAAGATGGGGTTGGCGAAGAAAATAAAGCGACGGATTTTCGAGTTGTCGCGCGAAAAATACCCGGAGGCCCGGGTTTTCGGCATCACGACGAGTCTGGCCGTGATGAAGATAAACTCCGACCTCGGGTACAAGCCGGTGACGTTTTCCGAGTTGACGGACGACGACGTGTTCTGGGAAGGGTGCCGGAGTTGTCCCAACTACGATGTGCTCACGCGCACCGAGCGCAAAATGTGTCTTTGCACCGGCATGTTGTACGATCCGAAGGAAGACAAGGGCAACGAGTAG
- the rpsR gene encoding 30S ribosomal protein S18: MTETRFDPENIDFVDYKDIELLKRYLNEQGKILPRRITGVPQKFQRKLTRAVKRARHLAMLPFVADNVR; this comes from the coding sequence ATGACCGAAACCCGTTTCGATCCCGAAAACATCGATTTCGTCGATTACAAGGATATTGAGCTCCTGAAGCGCTATCTCAACGAGCAGGGCAAGATTTTGCCCCGGCGTATCACGGGAGTGCCTCAGAAATTTCAGCGCAAGCTTACCCGGGCGGTAAAGCGCGCCCGTCACCTTGCCATGCTGCCGTTTGTGGCGGATAATGTTCGATAG
- the rpsF gene encoding 30S ribosomal protein S6, giving the protein MSENTYEITYIVNSVLSDDQIRNLVGRVTKFIEKEGGNIVEVDEWGAQRLAYPIDKKRTGYYVNAYFEAGGELIARLERALTLEDDILRFLTLKMDAVMLRHYEERKEERAREKAEGAKESAPDKEAQVSVAQEQTESPSAPKEETKTAEVSPEETKAEAPAEEKKVEASAKEAKAGATAEETKVEAPAEENKTEASAKQAKAETPASKEEAEAEPSAEDAKASDKA; this is encoded by the coding sequence ATGTCTGAAAACACGTACGAAATTACGTATATCGTCAACAGCGTCCTCAGCGACGATCAGATCAGGAATCTGGTCGGTCGGGTTACGAAATTTATCGAGAAAGAGGGCGGCAATATCGTTGAAGTGGATGAGTGGGGGGCGCAGCGTCTTGCCTATCCCATCGACAAAAAGCGTACAGGGTACTATGTGAATGCCTATTTCGAGGCGGGAGGCGAACTGATCGCTCGTCTCGAACGTGCGTTGACCCTTGAGGACGATATTCTTCGCTTCCTCACGCTGAAAATGGATGCGGTCATGCTCCGTCACTATGAGGAGCGCAAGGAAGAAAGAGCGCGTGAGAAGGCGGAAGGCGCGAAAGAATCCGCCCCGGACAAGGAGGCGCAGGTTTCTGTTGCCCAGGAACAGACGGAATCCCCGTCCGCTCCGAAGGAGGAAACGAAAACCGCCGAAGTATCTCCTGAGGAAACGAAAGCGGAGGCGCCTGCCGAGGAGAAGAAAGTCGAGGCATCCGCCAAGGAGGCAAAAGCTGGAGCAACCGCTGAGGAAACAAAAGTGGAGGCGCCCGCTGAGGAGAATAAAACCGAGGCATCTGCCAAGCAAGCGAAGGCTGAGACGCCTGCCTCGAAGGAAGAGGCTGAGGCCGAACCGTCCGCTGAGGACGCGAAAGCCTCCGATAAGGCATAA
- a CDS encoding 3-methyladenine DNA glycosylase has product MLSSDSVLTIECPPSFRFRSTLLSHGWIELAPFSHDEEYARLRRIESLPDGRIVRLAFTADMDGAGGVSRGERLHVHIEETLAHGSGAAEHAANALLSPPVHAHLREVARRIFNLEMDLEPFYTLLASVPRYAWVLAHRAGRLLRAPTVWEDLAKTLLTTNTTWAMTRQMTQRLNDLGQAGAFPSPGTVADLSLDMFSDHVRAGYRNAYLHELACRIAEEKIDVEGWLYTEMSSADLFAEIRSLSGFGPYAAGAVMKLLGRFDYLALDSSARSMFSRKFGGGTDTDIRRHYAPCGSWQGLAIWMDVMQDWFLQNSDPGVVPDASM; this is encoded by the coding sequence ATGCTCTCCTCTGATTCTGTACTGACCATCGAGTGCCCCCCTTCGTTTCGTTTCCGGTCGACGCTTCTGAGTCATGGCTGGATCGAACTGGCGCCATTCAGCCACGACGAAGAATATGCGCGGCTTCGCCGCATCGAATCTCTCCCGGACGGGCGCATTGTACGCCTTGCATTTACGGCGGATATGGACGGAGCCGGGGGCGTGTCCCGCGGCGAAAGATTGCATGTGCATATCGAGGAGACGCTGGCACATGGGTCCGGTGCGGCGGAGCATGCCGCGAACGCCCTGCTTTCTCCCCCGGTCCATGCACATCTCCGGGAGGTGGCCCGGCGCATTTTCAACCTGGAGATGGACCTGGAACCGTTTTATACCTTGCTTGCGAGTGTCCCGCGCTATGCCTGGGTGTTGGCGCACAGGGCCGGGCGACTGCTGCGTGCGCCCACGGTTTGGGAAGATTTGGCGAAAACGCTATTGACGACCAACACGACCTGGGCCATGACGCGGCAGATGACGCAGCGGTTGAACGACCTGGGGCAGGCCGGCGCCTTCCCTTCTCCCGGGACCGTTGCGGATCTGTCTTTGGACATGTTTTCCGATCATGTGCGGGCCGGATACCGGAATGCATACCTTCACGAACTGGCCTGCCGTATTGCGGAGGAAAAGATAGACGTAGAGGGATGGCTATATACCGAAATGTCTTCTGCCGACCTGTTTGCCGAGATACGTTCCCTGAGCGGGTTCGGCCCGTACGCTGCCGGTGCTGTCATGAAATTGCTGGGCCGGTTCGATTACCTTGCGCTCGACTCTTCGGCCCGGTCGATGTTTTCCCGGAAATTCGGAGGAGGTACGGATACCGACATTCGCCGCCACTACGCGCCCTGTGGCTCATGGCAGGGACTGGCGATATGGATGGATGTAATGCAGGACTGGTTTTTGCAGAACAGTGATCCCGGGGTCGTCCCGGACGCTTCGATGTGA
- the prfA gene encoding peptide chain release factor 1 produces MIRLDALQEIKDRFEEINRLMAQGDVATDPQRLRELGRERTTLEGIVQAIDAYERTTSERDDLRVILAEEPDAELTDMARTELETIEARLPAIEADLRLKMIPKDPEDARDAILEIRAGTGGDEAGLFAGDLYRMYQKFAEGRGWKVEAMNVSPGAKGGFKEIVLSIRGEDAFGFMKFESGVHRVQRVPVTESSGRLHTSAATVAVLPEGEDIDVRLDPNEIKVDVYRSSGPGGQSVNTTDSAVRLTHVPTGLVVTCQDEKSQHKNKEKALRVLRSRLYEQEMEKRRAERSEVRRSMVGSGDRSAKIRTYNFPQDRVTDHRLEGDDKNHPLHKVMDGALEQIITALQTADNMEQLADLASGS; encoded by the coding sequence ATGATTCGTCTGGATGCACTTCAGGAGATTAAAGATCGGTTCGAGGAGATCAACCGGCTGATGGCCCAGGGGGATGTGGCCACCGATCCACAGCGCCTCCGGGAATTGGGCCGGGAACGCACCACACTCGAAGGGATTGTCCAGGCCATCGACGCCTACGAGCGAACGACTTCGGAGCGGGACGATTTACGCGTCATACTGGCGGAGGAGCCGGATGCCGAACTGACGGATATGGCCCGTACCGAATTGGAAACCATTGAGGCCAGACTACCCGCCATCGAGGCCGATCTGCGCCTGAAGATGATTCCCAAAGATCCGGAAGACGCCCGGGATGCGATCCTCGAAATTCGTGCGGGAACCGGCGGGGACGAGGCCGGGCTTTTCGCCGGCGATCTGTACCGCATGTATCAGAAATTCGCCGAGGGCCGGGGGTGGAAGGTCGAAGCAATGAATGTGTCTCCGGGCGCAAAGGGTGGATTCAAAGAGATCGTGCTGTCGATTCGGGGGGAAGACGCATTTGGTTTTATGAAGTTCGAGAGCGGCGTGCATCGCGTGCAGCGCGTGCCGGTTACGGAATCTTCCGGGCGTCTGCATACGTCCGCCGCCACGGTGGCCGTGCTGCCGGAAGGGGAAGATATTGACGTACGCCTCGATCCCAACGAAATCAAGGTGGATGTGTATCGTTCGAGCGGTCCCGGCGGGCAGTCGGTCAATACGACGGATTCGGCGGTCCGCCTCACGCATGTGCCTACCGGTCTTGTCGTGACGTGCCAGGACGAAAAAAGCCAACACAAAAACAAGGAGAAGGCGCTTCGGGTACTGCGTTCTCGTCTCTACGAGCAGGAAATGGAAAAACGCCGGGCGGAGCGCAGCGAAGTCCGCCGGTCCATGGTGGGGTCCGGTGACCGTTCGGCCAAGATACGAACCTATAATTTTCCCCAGGACCGCGTCACCGATCACCGCCTGGAGGGCGACGACAAGAATCATCCGCTCCACAAAGTGATGGACGGGGCGCTCGAGCAGATTATTACTGCGCTGCAAACCGCGGACAATATGGAGCAGTTGGCCGATTTAGCTTCCGGATCGTAA
- a CDS encoding organic solvent tolerance protein OstA, whose protein sequence is MKYVARSMVCRLVVGLCIGAGASLPIYAQDADTTGVQEVDVRADLLEGAEEAGERIRRLIGNVRLQQEDTRLRARRAVQYPERREILFTGDVLVIERGDTLRADTVLYNSRDKTGHARGGISLSDGDVLLEAPSGLYFTRSKRARFSEGVTLTDRAAVLTSLAGEYLSDEKRADFYGDVVLVEDNASLRADTVTYHRETDISLARGNVFVERVDTTGQADAKRQLVRSLLFGDRAYNEDSTGYSRMEGDPLLLRIREDSTGADTDTLMVRARVLESSRRDSLERLVAVDSVRILHGNLTAVADSVVYDRITTVGEDGADIQRTTAWFFDNPLAWFQDNQVSGDTLQVEGSGEEAETLLVLGSAFAARPDSVTNRIHQLRGKRIEAAFEQDSLRTLSAGPQAEAIHFRTGEDGSPEGAVHMSADQVLLHFLEGDIDRLEAIRDTEGVYYSEEILPDSLSLEGFVWRPERRPWKREFLQRVEWQGRNGFQPSGVPDPLPEPMD, encoded by the coding sequence ATGAAATACGTCGCCCGAAGCATGGTATGTCGTCTTGTAGTGGGTCTGTGCATTGGTGCGGGTGCGTCCCTGCCGATCTATGCGCAGGACGCCGACACCACCGGGGTGCAGGAAGTGGATGTCCGCGCCGATTTGCTGGAAGGCGCAGAAGAAGCGGGCGAGCGCATCCGGCGTCTCATCGGAAATGTGCGCTTGCAGCAGGAGGATACACGCTTGCGGGCGCGTCGGGCTGTCCAATACCCGGAACGCCGCGAGATCCTTTTCACGGGAGATGTGCTGGTGATCGAGCGCGGCGATACCCTGCGCGCCGATACGGTGCTGTACAACAGCCGCGACAAGACGGGCCATGCGCGCGGCGGCATAAGCCTTTCCGACGGAGACGTTTTGCTGGAAGCGCCGTCGGGTTTGTATTTCACCCGCTCGAAACGCGCCCGTTTTTCGGAGGGCGTCACATTGACCGACCGCGCCGCGGTGCTGACCAGTCTGGCCGGGGAATACCTTTCGGACGAGAAGCGGGCCGATTTCTACGGGGACGTGGTGCTGGTGGAAGACAATGCATCGCTGCGGGCGGATACGGTGACCTATCATCGGGAAACGGATATATCGCTTGCCCGCGGCAACGTGTTCGTCGAACGCGTCGATACGACCGGACAGGCCGATGCCAAACGACAACTCGTCCGGTCGCTTCTTTTCGGGGACCGGGCGTATAACGAGGACAGCACCGGCTACAGCCGCATGGAAGGCGATCCTCTGTTGCTGCGGATCCGGGAGGATTCGACCGGCGCCGACACGGATACGTTGATGGTGCGCGCCCGTGTCCTCGAATCGTCCCGGCGGGATTCGCTGGAGCGGCTCGTGGCCGTCGACTCGGTACGTATCCTGCATGGTAACCTTACGGCCGTTGCGGACTCGGTGGTCTATGACAGGATAACCACCGTGGGCGAAGACGGGGCGGACATTCAGCGCACCACTGCCTGGTTTTTCGATAATCCCCTGGCCTGGTTCCAGGACAATCAGGTAAGCGGAGATACGTTGCAGGTCGAGGGAAGCGGCGAAGAAGCGGAAACCCTGCTTGTGCTGGGAAGCGCCTTTGCGGCCCGTCCGGATTCGGTGACGAACCGGATCCATCAGTTGCGCGGCAAACGGATCGAAGCGGCGTTCGAACAGGATTCCCTGCGTACGCTTTCGGCGGGGCCGCAAGCCGAAGCCATTCATTTCAGAACCGGTGAGGATGGTTCGCCCGAGGGCGCTGTCCATATGTCCGCAGACCAGGTTCTGCTCCATTTCCTCGAGGGAGACATCGATCGCCTCGAAGCGATCCGCGATACGGAAGGCGTATATTATTCGGAGGAAATTCTTCCCGATTCGCTCTCGCTCGAGGGATTCGTATGGCGACCCGAGCGCCGTCCGTGGAAACGGGAATTTCTCCAGCGCGTCGAATGGCAGGGGCGCAATGGTTTCCAACCTTCCGGCGTCCCCGATCCGCTTCCGGAACCAATGGATTGA
- a CDS encoding 50S ribosomal protein L9, producing MKLLLLKDVENLGHEGDIVTVRDGYGRNYLIPGRMAVIASDSVVRHQQELARQRARKIAQEVEDAARVKEQLEAAKVVIAAKVGKENRIFGTVTPTQIAEALGQQGFRIDRRHIEPDEDIRMLGVYTATVKVHKEVSATLKVEVVPETEA from the coding sequence ATGAAGCTTTTATTGCTAAAGGACGTGGAAAACCTCGGGCACGAGGGAGACATCGTGACGGTTCGGGACGGCTATGGCCGAAATTACCTGATTCCGGGCCGTATGGCGGTGATTGCTTCGGATTCCGTGGTTCGTCATCAACAAGAACTCGCACGCCAACGCGCAAGGAAAATTGCCCAGGAAGTTGAGGATGCGGCGCGCGTAAAGGAGCAACTGGAGGCTGCGAAAGTAGTCATTGCCGCGAAAGTCGGAAAGGAAAACCGGATTTTCGGGACAGTCACCCCGACGCAGATCGCGGAAGCGCTCGGTCAGCAGGGGTTCCGGATCGACCGCAGACATATCGAGCCCGACGAAGACATTCGCATGCTCGGCGTCTATACGGCTACCGTGAAGGTACATAAGGAAGTCTCGGCAACACTCAAGGTCGAGGTGGTCCCTGAAACGGAAGCGTAG
- the aroF gene encoding 3-deoxy-7-phosphoheptulonate synthase has translation MIVVFRPGAEESRIQDVIERLNEYGFDVHRSSGVNQTVVGAIGVKPEFDPRNIRVMEGVAEVYRVTEPYKFASRSWKKENTVIDVGGVPIGGEELMVMAGPCSVEDERQIEDTAAHVSACGAAFLRGGAFKPRTSPYSFQGLGEEGLKLLRAAADRHGLKTITEVMEVSHIELVARYADILQIGARNMQNFPLLKEVGKLRKPVFLKRGPAATINDWLMSAEYVLSEGNPYVMLCERGIRTFETYTRNTLDLSAVPVIKKNSHLPIIVDPSHGTGIRGKVIPMARAAVAAGADGIMVEVHPNPDMAKSDGPQSLYFEQFVELMAQVRLIAQAIGRGVRDAPALA, from the coding sequence ATGATCGTAGTTTTTCGGCCAGGCGCGGAAGAAAGCCGGATTCAGGACGTGATCGAGCGTCTGAACGAATACGGATTCGACGTACACCGTTCCAGCGGAGTGAACCAGACGGTAGTGGGCGCCATTGGCGTGAAGCCCGAATTCGATCCCCGGAATATCCGGGTCATGGAGGGCGTGGCGGAGGTGTACCGGGTCACCGAGCCGTACAAGTTCGCCAGCCGGTCCTGGAAGAAAGAGAACACGGTGATCGACGTGGGGGGCGTACCCATAGGCGGCGAAGAACTTATGGTGATGGCCGGCCCCTGTTCGGTCGAGGACGAACGGCAGATCGAAGATACGGCAGCGCATGTATCCGCCTGTGGGGCGGCGTTTTTACGCGGCGGCGCATTCAAGCCTCGGACTTCTCCCTATTCTTTTCAGGGCCTGGGGGAAGAGGGGTTGAAATTGCTGCGCGCCGCTGCCGACAGACATGGCCTCAAGACCATTACCGAAGTGATGGAGGTTAGTCATATCGAACTGGTCGCCCGATATGCGGATATTTTGCAGATCGGCGCGCGCAACATGCAGAATTTTCCGCTTCTGAAAGAGGTCGGGAAACTGCGGAAGCCTGTTTTTCTGAAACGCGGTCCTGCGGCGACGATCAACGACTGGCTGATGAGCGCCGAGTATGTGCTTTCGGAAGGCAATCCGTACGTAATGCTGTGCGAGCGCGGTATCCGCACGTTCGAAACGTATACGCGCAATACGCTGGATCTGTCCGCAGTGCCGGTGATCAAAAAGAACAGCCATCTTCCGATCATTGTCGACCCGAGCCATGGCACGGGCATACGAGGGAAAGTCATCCCGATGGCGCGCGCAGCGGTGGCTGCCGGGGCCGATGGGATCATGGTAGAGGTGCATCCGAATCCCGATATGGCGAAAAGCGATGGTCCTCAGTCGCTCTATTTCGAGCAATTCGTTGAACTGATGGCGCAGGTCCGGCTCATTGCCCAGGCGATCGGACGAGGGGTTCGTGATGCGCCGGCTTTGGCCTGA